In Argonema galeatum A003/A1, one DNA window encodes the following:
- a CDS encoding Tex family protein has product MLNIPQLLAQELAVNTTQVNNALELFAEGATIPFIARYRKERTGGLDEIQLRNISDKYTYLTELEERKKTILDAISSQGKLTDELKAKIEYCLQKNEIEDLYLPYRPKRRTRATIAREKGLEPLAQFIKSLNARNGKPVSLEEEAAKYISEEKDVKTAEEALKGAADILAEEVSEKAELRIYLREYLMDEGEFVSRIKDEHPEGSTKFEMYRNYQIRVKNIAPHNLLALLRGENEGILNLDVSFDESFVLSYLESQEIKTKVPAVRQFYQEMLKDGFNRLIKTSLITEVRTDRNTYADLESIKTFETNLRELLLSSPAGMKPTLAIDPGFRSGCKVSVLSETGKFLEYHAIFPHQAAAQRTQAANTVKKLIEKYNIQLIAIGNGTASRETDEFVSEVLTTIDRQPIKVMVNESGASIYSASDVAIAEFPDLDITVRGAISIGRRLQDPLAELVKIDPKSIGVGQYQHDVDQKLLKKKLDETVESCVNYVGVDLNMASKELLTFVSGMTPTVAKNIVTYRNENGAFKNRRELMKVPKLGPKAFEQAAGFLRIRGGDNPLDNTAVHPESYGVVEAIASDLNIPLTQITQIPEKIKAIDLKKYVTDTVGIPTLRDIISELEKPGRDPRAEFKYATFKEGIKEITDLKIGIELEGIVTNVANFGAFVDIGVHQDGLVHISQLADRFIQDPKDIVKVGQVVKVQVLEINEKLKRISLSMKAVKQG; this is encoded by the coding sequence ATGCTCAATATCCCTCAACTCCTCGCACAAGAACTTGCCGTCAATACCACGCAAGTCAACAACGCACTCGAACTTTTCGCTGAGGGTGCTACCATTCCCTTTATCGCACGCTACCGCAAAGAGCGTACCGGCGGACTTGACGAAATCCAACTTCGGAACATTTCTGATAAATATACCTATCTGACCGAACTGGAAGAACGGAAGAAGACGATTTTGGATGCAATATCGTCCCAAGGCAAACTCACCGACGAACTCAAAGCCAAAATCGAATACTGCTTACAGAAAAACGAAATTGAAGATTTATATCTTCCCTACAGACCGAAACGGCGCACCCGCGCAACCATTGCTAGAGAAAAAGGTTTAGAACCGCTGGCACAATTCATCAAATCCTTGAACGCTCGCAATGGGAAACCTGTATCTTTGGAAGAAGAAGCGGCCAAATACATTTCCGAAGAAAAAGATGTCAAAACTGCCGAAGAGGCTCTCAAAGGTGCTGCCGATATTTTAGCAGAAGAAGTATCAGAAAAAGCAGAATTGCGTATTTATCTGCGCGAATATCTGATGGATGAAGGCGAATTCGTCTCGCGCATTAAAGATGAGCATCCCGAAGGAAGCACTAAGTTTGAGATGTATCGGAATTATCAGATTCGGGTCAAAAATATTGCGCCGCATAATTTGCTCGCATTACTCCGAGGTGAAAATGAAGGAATCCTGAATTTGGATGTCTCCTTCGATGAATCATTTGTGTTGTCTTATCTGGAGTCGCAGGAAATTAAGACGAAGGTGCCAGCAGTGCGACAGTTCTACCAAGAAATGCTCAAAGATGGGTTTAACCGTCTGATCAAAACTTCTCTAATTACAGAAGTGCGTACTGATAGAAACACTTACGCCGATCTGGAATCAATCAAGACGTTTGAAACCAATCTGCGCGAGTTGTTACTGTCTTCTCCTGCGGGGATGAAGCCGACATTGGCGATCGATCCAGGATTTCGCAGTGGTTGCAAAGTTTCTGTGCTTTCGGAAACTGGGAAATTTTTGGAATACCACGCTATTTTCCCACATCAAGCCGCCGCACAGCGCACTCAGGCTGCTAACACGGTCAAAAAGCTGATTGAAAAGTACAATATCCAGCTGATCGCCATTGGGAACGGTACAGCTTCCCGCGAGACAGATGAGTTTGTCTCGGAAGTTTTGACGACGATCGATCGCCAACCGATTAAAGTGATGGTGAACGAGTCTGGTGCATCGATTTATTCGGCTTCTGATGTTGCGATCGCAGAATTTCCCGATCTCGATATTACCGTGCGCGGCGCTATCAGCATCGGTCGCCGTTTGCAAGACCCCTTAGCCGAACTGGTGAAGATAGATCCAAAGTCGATCGGCGTCGGACAATATCAGCACGATGTCGATCAAAAGTTGCTCAAGAAAAAGTTGGATGAAACAGTTGAAAGCTGCGTCAACTATGTCGGCGTAGACTTAAATATGGCATCCAAAGAACTGCTGACTTTCGTTTCTGGGATGACGCCAACCGTTGCCAAAAATATCGTTACCTATCGCAACGAAAATGGCGCGTTCAAAAATCGTCGCGAACTAATGAAAGTGCCAAAATTAGGGCCGAAAGCATTTGAACAAGCGGCTGGTTTCTTGCGGATTCGCGGTGGCGATAACCCCTTGGATAACACCGCCGTCCATCCTGAAAGTTATGGCGTAGTGGAGGCGATCGCATCAGATCTCAATATACCCTTGACTCAAATAACACAAATTCCTGAAAAAATCAAGGCGATCGACCTAAAGAAATATGTCACAGATACCGTTGGTATACCAACACTCCGCGATATCATTTCAGAACTGGAAAAGCCGGGAAGAGATCCACGTGCTGAATTCAAATATGCTACCTTCAAAGAAGGAATTAAGGAAATAACAGACCTCAAAATTGGCATAGAGTTAGAAGGTATTGTCACGAATGTAGCTAACTTTGGCGCGTTTGTCGATATCGGCGTGCATCAGGATGGTTTGGTGCATATTTCCCAATTAGCCGATCGATTCATTCAAGATCCAAAAGATATTGTCAAAGTGGGACAAGTTGTGAAAGTGCAGGTGCTAGAAATAAATGAAAAATTGAAACGAATCAGCTTATCGATGAAAGCAGTTAAACAAGGCTAA
- a CDS encoding KGK domain-containing protein, translated as MDNAHYTYITLYIMNDSFKSLDCDEDVLLFNQDAYTVARFRELVERNIGDNFGHRMNQQSSDRVIDILSCLKIPTNNPNTFIKFTNINWISDREGINCKFLRMGAKSWQEGKLRIQADIGFDNKGGIKIQFVVEFCPDEPLEPESPLEDLRKLLQDG; from the coding sequence ATGGACAATGCCCACTATACTTATATTACTCTTTACATTATGAATGATAGCTTCAAATCGTTGGACTGCGATGAGGATGTGTTGTTATTTAATCAAGATGCGTACACGGTGGCTAGATTTAGGGAGTTGGTGGAACGGAATATTGGAGATAACTTTGGGCATCGAATGAACCAACAATCAAGCGACAGAGTTATTGATATTTTATCTTGCTTAAAGATTCCTACCAATAACCCAAACACATTTATTAAATTTACCAATATTAATTGGATCTCTGACCGTGAAGGAATAAATTGTAAATTCCTAAGAATGGGTGCTAAAAGTTGGCAAGAAGGAAAACTGAGAATTCAGGCTGATATAGGTTTTGACAATAAGGGAGGAATTAAAATTCAGTTTGTTGTAGAGTTTTGTCCTGATGAACCTCTTGAACCAGAATCACCTCTAGAAGATCTTCGCAAGTTGCTCCAAGATGGTTAG
- a CDS encoding Uma2 family endonuclease, translated as MTLTTSKRFTIEEYHRLAELGFFTENERVELIKGEIIQMAAKGTLHTTCCSNLLEELAGLVAGRAKLRCQDPIVLASNSEPEPDFAIVRLRDDNYLSAHPNPSDILLVIEISDSTLKYDQDVKIPLYAEGGISDYWIFNLVKNHLEAYSQPYQELQGSFGYRMKQIILPNQTFALPYFPDLSLDLSKVFSGISG; from the coding sequence ATGACTCTTACCACTTCCAAACGCTTTACCATTGAGGAATATCACCGTCTAGCAGAACTGGGATTCTTCACTGAAAATGAACGAGTTGAATTAATCAAGGGAGAAATTATCCAAATGGCGGCAAAAGGGACACTTCATACAACTTGTTGCAGCAATTTACTAGAAGAACTAGCAGGACTGGTAGCGGGTCGAGCCAAGCTACGATGCCAAGATCCCATTGTTTTAGCATCAAACAGCGAACCTGAACCAGATTTTGCGATTGTCAGGCTACGGGATGATAATTACTTATCTGCTCATCCTAATCCATCAGATATTCTGCTGGTAATTGAAATTTCTGACTCCACACTAAAATATGACCAAGATGTGAAAATACCCCTTTATGCCGAGGGGGGTATTTCTGACTACTGGATATTTAATTTAGTTAAAAATCACTTAGAAGCTTACAGCCAACCTTATCAAGAATTGCAAGGAAGTTTCGGCTACAGGATGAAGCAGATTATATTGCCAAATCAAACATTCGCATTACCCTACTTTCCTGATTTGTCACTCGATTTATCTAAAGTGTTTTCTGGAATTTCGGGTTAG
- a CDS encoding DNA phosphorothioation-associated putative methyltransferase: MDSLDSPSPDARSAELQVLGAECDKTVQIISRLQEPGILENCCQGSQVGKKLPNALYVHISAIAKLDPMLRLHYERFSQIIATGMDGANIIKFHTTEPKISYLFYPDFDTDPHPTLRASVQIDLQNSCGTDLQNSCGTDLQNSCGTDLQNSCGTGVSPVISYRDYSNAENPPILHRKETFVTPDYPQYAEFDQLTRQEEKLGLLNHTSVIGTRKGWLQCLENEGVEIQGHRVVRATEKGGGEWESGGVGEKESNPNYQLSIPKIERHRAAIVRSDFSRPVRLALEANLLNDNTTFFDYGCGHGGDVTRLTERGYTCSGWDPYYFPNNPHNSADIVNIGYVINVIEFIDERREALQTAWELTSQVLLVSAQVLIDDEKQGQIAYGDGAITRHNTFQKYYEQEELKIYIDQVLGVDSIPIALGIYFVFRDETKAQNFRAYRCRSRLYTPKILTAFKHFEDYKDLLASLMAFVTERGRLPVPGELASEAEIKFEFGKISRAFQVILQATDQEEWDEITEKRRSDLLLYLALGKFSDRPKFRYLAPAVKQDIKAFFGNYNLACQISDRILFSLGDLSIIAKCCEESAIGHKRPNALYIHVSALSQLDYRLRIYEGCASKTIGRMDGATLIKFHTNKPKISYLFYPYFDTEPHPVLYTSMHIDLRDLHVTYRDYEDFKDPPVWHRKETVVTPNYPGYDKFAKLSQQEENRGLFDDWNAIKTIKGWQRCLEEHCAEIRNYHLYWRKDADPYRIKLVRSAIRARKKK, from the coding sequence ATGGATAGTTTAGATTCTCCATCCCCAGATGCGCGATCGGCTGAGTTACAAGTTTTGGGTGCTGAATGTGACAAGACAGTTCAGATAATATCCCGACTACAAGAACCTGGAATCCTTGAAAATTGTTGTCAAGGAAGTCAAGTAGGTAAAAAATTACCCAACGCTTTATACGTACATATTTCTGCGATCGCAAAACTCGACCCCATGCTACGCCTCCACTACGAGAGATTTTCCCAGATTATCGCCACCGGAATGGATGGCGCAAATATAATCAAATTCCACACAACTGAGCCAAAAATCTCCTATCTTTTCTATCCCGATTTCGACACAGATCCCCATCCCACCTTACGCGCCAGCGTCCAAATTGACCTGCAAAACTCTTGTGGGACAGACCTGCAAAACTCTTGTGGGACAGACCTGCAAAACTCTTGTGGGACAGACCTGCAAAACTCTTGTGGGACAGGCGTCTCGCCTGTCATCAGCTACCGCGATTATTCTAATGCTGAAAATCCTCCCATTCTCCACCGCAAAGAAACTTTTGTCACTCCCGACTATCCCCAATACGCAGAATTTGACCAACTCACCCGCCAAGAAGAAAAATTAGGACTTCTCAACCACACCAGTGTAATTGGAACTCGTAAAGGTTGGTTGCAATGTTTAGAAAATGAAGGTGTTGAAATCCAAGGTCATCGTGTCGTTCGAGCCACCGAGAAAGGAGGGGGAGAGTGGGAGAGTGGGGGAGTGGGAGAAAAGGAAAGCAACCCTAATTACCAATTATCAATTCCTAAAATAGAACGCCACAGAGCCGCAATTGTTCGCAGCGATTTTTCGCGTCCGGTGCGTCTCGCTTTGGAAGCTAACTTATTGAATGATAACACAACTTTTTTTGATTATGGTTGCGGTCACGGTGGTGATGTTACTCGCCTTACCGAACGCGGTTACACCTGTAGTGGATGGGACCCTTATTACTTCCCAAATAATCCTCACAACTCTGCTGATATTGTCAATATTGGCTATGTAATTAATGTTATAGAATTTATCGATGAACGGAGAGAAGCTTTACAAACAGCTTGGGAACTTACCAGTCAAGTTTTACTCGTTTCCGCACAGGTCTTGATTGATGATGAAAAGCAAGGTCAAATTGCTTACGGTGATGGCGCGATCACTCGTCACAATACTTTTCAGAAATATTACGAACAAGAAGAACTAAAAATTTATATTGACCAAGTGCTTGGTGTTGATTCTATTCCGATCGCTTTGGGAATTTACTTTGTTTTTCGAGATGAAACCAAAGCTCAAAACTTTCGTGCTTACCGCTGTCGATCGCGTCTTTATACTCCTAAAATACTCACTGCATTTAAGCATTTTGAAGATTATAAAGATTTGCTAGCATCTTTGATGGCTTTCGTTACGGAACGGGGTCGTCTTCCCGTACCGGGAGAGTTAGCATCGGAGGCGGAGATCAAATTTGAATTTGGGAAAATAAGTCGAGCTTTTCAGGTAATTTTACAAGCTACTGACCAAGAAGAATGGGATGAAATAACGGAAAAACGCCGTTCGGATTTACTACTTTACCTTGCTTTGGGTAAATTTAGCGATCGGCCCAAGTTTCGCTACCTAGCACCTGCCGTTAAACAGGATATTAAAGCGTTTTTTGGTAATTATAACTTAGCTTGCCAAATCAGCGATCGCATCTTATTTAGCTTAGGCGATCTGAGTATAATTGCCAAATGCTGCGAAGAAAGTGCGATCGGTCACAAACGACCAAATGCTTTGTATATTCACGTTTCTGCTTTATCTCAACTCGATTATCGATTGAGAATTTATGAAGGTTGCGCCAGCAAAACGATCGGTCGCATGGATGGCGCAACTTTAATCAAATTTCACACCAACAAACCAAAGATATCTTATTTATTTTATCCATATTTTGATACAGAGCCTCATCCTGTATTATATACAAGTATGCACATCGATCTCAGAGATTTGCACGTTACTTATCGGGATTATGAAGATTTTAAAGATCCCCCAGTTTGGCATCGCAAAGAAACTGTTGTCACACCCAACTATCCGGGTTATGATAAGTTTGCCAAACTCAGCCAGCAAGAAGAAAACAGGGGACTGTTTGACGATTGGAATGCGATCAAAACTATTAAAGGTTGGCAACGCTGTTTAGAGGAACATTGTGCAGAAATACGCAATTATCATTTATACTGGCGAAAAGATGCCGATCCCTACCGGATAAAGTTAGTGCGATCGGCAATCAGAGCAAGGAAAAAGAAGTAA
- a CDS encoding XisH family protein produces the protein MSAKDRFHDVAKKALQKDNWQITHDLLTLQVDGLTDMYVDLGAEKIIAAQKDSKKIAVEIKSFLSASTIFEFHTAIGQYINYRYALQEREPERVLYLAVPLNTYNNFFSRSFIQSVIQRSQVYLIVYDPKKEEIVQWQT, from the coding sequence ATGTCAGCTAAAGATCGATTTCATGATGTAGCCAAAAAAGCTTTACAAAAAGATAATTGGCAAATTACCCACGATCTTTTAACGCTACAAGTAGACGGTCTTACTGATATGTATGTCGATCTGGGTGCGGAAAAAATTATTGCCGCTCAGAAAGACAGCAAAAAAATAGCTGTTGAAATAAAGAGCTTTTTGAGCGCATCTACGATTTTTGAATTTCATACTGCGATCGGACAGTATATTAATTATCGCTATGCTTTACAAGAACGAGAACCAGAACGAGTTTTGTATTTAGCAGTTCCTCTCAATACTTACAATAACTTTTTTAGCAGATCGTTTATTCAATCCGTAATTCAACGCAGTCAAGTTTACCTCATTGTTTACGACCCCAAAAAGGAGGAAATAGTCCAATGGCAGACTTAG
- a CDS encoding XisI protein produces MADLEKYRQSIQKVLTEYAKKRSSVNEKFEAKTIFDKEQDRYQLIFIGWRNENRIFGPVLHFEIENEKIWIQWNRTEEDVADELVKMGVLKEDIVLGFQPPYMRQYTEYAVG; encoded by the coding sequence ATGGCAGACTTAGAAAAATATCGTCAATCTATCCAGAAAGTCTTGACAGAATATGCCAAAAAACGAAGTTCAGTTAATGAAAAATTTGAAGCTAAAACTATTTTTGATAAAGAACAAGACCGCTATCAGTTAATTTTCATCGGCTGGCGTAACGAAAATCGAATCTTTGGGCCTGTACTGCATTTTGAGATCGAGAATGAAAAGATTTGGATTCAGTGGAATCGGACAGAAGAAGATGTCGCCGATGAACTCGTGAAAATGGGAGTCCTCAAAGAAGATATCGTACTTGGATTTCAACCCCCGTATATGCGACAATATACGGAATATGCCGTAGGATGA
- a CDS encoding Uma2 family endonuclease produces MTYTPPKLLNFEEFIAQYGDNTRYELIDGELRDMEPTGPHEAVAGSIAGRIYVEIFRANFNWLVPKTCLIKPLSAQATALRPDVIVLDKAELTQEPLWQKEPVICNGSTIKLVAEVVSNNWQDDYARKVEEYAYLNILEYWIVDFRGLGGMQFIGNPKQPTFTIYQLVNGAYQQQQYRLGDPISSYLFPNLQLRLDDIMPT; encoded by the coding sequence ATGACCTACACCCCACCCAAACTACTTAACTTTGAGGAGTTTATCGCCCAATATGGGGATAATACACGCTATGAACTAATTGACGGAGAACTCAGAGATATGGAACCTACTGGTCCTCACGAAGCTGTTGCCGGGAGTATTGCTGGTAGAATCTATGTCGAAATTTTTCGGGCTAATTTCAACTGGTTAGTACCAAAAACTTGTTTGATAAAACCACTATCCGCTCAAGCCACAGCGCTGCGTCCTGACGTAATTGTTTTAGATAAAGCCGAACTTACTCAAGAACCACTTTGGCAAAAAGAACCAGTAATTTGTAACGGTAGTACCATTAAGCTTGTTGCTGAAGTAGTCAGCAACAATTGGCAAGATGATTATGCAAGAAAAGTGGAAGAATACGCTTATTTGAATATCCTAGAATATTGGATTGTGGACTTTCGTGGCTTGGGTGGTATGCAATTTATCGGCAATCCAAAGCAACCTACTTTCACAATCTATCAGTTAGTGAATGGTGCGTACCAGCAACAACAATATCGCTTGGGAGATCCTATCTCTTCTTACCTGTTTCCCAATTTACAACTGAGACTCGACGACATTATGCCGACCTGA